One stretch of Niallia sp. XMNu-256 DNA includes these proteins:
- a CDS encoding amino acid ABC transporter permease, translating to MPSFSHFFQTLTETKGVFLKAMLLTLELTAVSILIGIIIGLFFALLKISKIKVLELISDIYVYLVRGTPLIVQIFILYFGISGIFLLPDFWAASLALALHNGAYISEILRGAIQAVDKGQMEAGRSLGMTKVLTLRRIILPQAFRRALPPLGNQFIISLKDSSLAAFISMNELFNVATTLGSNNFDEMTYLLIVAVYYLLLVALMTFVVNRFELKLAVSDR from the coding sequence TTGCCAAGTTTTTCACATTTTTTTCAAACACTAACAGAAACAAAAGGTGTATTCTTAAAAGCAATGCTTTTAACATTAGAGTTGACAGCTGTTTCTATCTTAATCGGAATCATTATAGGACTTTTCTTTGCCTTATTAAAAATCTCAAAAATAAAAGTGTTAGAACTCATTTCAGATATATATGTCTATTTGGTTCGTGGAACCCCACTGATTGTTCAAATATTTATCCTCTACTTCGGAATTAGCGGGATTTTCCTCCTTCCTGATTTCTGGGCCGCTTCACTTGCCCTAGCGTTACATAATGGAGCCTATATTTCTGAAATCCTTCGAGGCGCAATTCAGGCAGTCGATAAAGGACAGATGGAGGCAGGACGCTCTTTGGGGATGACAAAAGTGCTGACCTTAAGAAGAATTATTCTTCCGCAGGCATTCCGCCGGGCGTTGCCGCCTTTAGGCAACCAATTTATCATCAGTTTAAAAGATTCTTCGTTAGCCGCATTTATCTCTATGAATGAGCTGTTTAATGTCGCGACAACTCTAGGTTCCAATAATTTTGATGAAATGACTTATTTACTCATTGTAGCAGTCTACTATTTATTGCTAGTGGCGCTGATGACATTTGTAGTAAACCGATTTGAACTGAAATTAGCAGTAAGCGACAGATAG
- a CDS encoding transporter substrate-binding domain-containing protein translates to MRLNKRLILVFCFIMVCFLSACAEKEKLADGSELIHKNKFVFAASGEFKPFSYMNEDLTMSGFDIEVGEAIAREMGLEPVQKRIKFKGIVEGVKTGRADAAVASHTINLQRSKHVSFSTPYYYSGPQIFTRPDSQIKTVKDLAGKEVAVAKGSTYADTASKYTDNIKNYDSDITALKALSGGRHDAVITDFVTGKNAAKEGFKIKGQELIHRSEQAIVLPQDNPQLLKRVNESLEKLRENGTLTRISIKYFGEDITIKPE, encoded by the coding sequence ATGCGGTTGAATAAAAGGCTAATATTGGTTTTCTGTTTTATTATGGTTTGCTTTTTATCAGCTTGTGCCGAGAAGGAAAAGCTTGCCGACGGATCTGAACTGATACATAAAAATAAATTTGTTTTTGCTGCATCGGGTGAGTTTAAGCCATTTAGTTATATGAATGAAGATCTCACCATGTCAGGCTTTGATATTGAGGTTGGCGAAGCCATTGCAAGAGAAATGGGCCTTGAACCAGTTCAAAAACGAATCAAATTCAAAGGGATTGTAGAGGGGGTCAAAACAGGTCGTGCGGATGCAGCAGTTGCTAGCCACACGATCAATCTGCAGCGGAGCAAACATGTTTCCTTCAGTACTCCCTACTATTATTCTGGACCGCAAATTTTCACTAGGCCGGACAGTCAAATTAAGACTGTCAAAGATTTAGCGGGCAAAGAGGTAGCTGTAGCAAAAGGTTCGACTTATGCGGATACCGCTTCTAAGTATACAGACAACATAAAAAACTATGACAGCGATATTACCGCTTTAAAAGCGTTAAGTGGAGGACGGCATGATGCAGTCATTACAGATTTTGTCACTGGGAAAAATGCTGCAAAGGAAGGGTTTAAGATTAAAGGGCAGGAGTTAATTCATCGCAGTGAACAAGCCATTGTACTGCCTCAGGATAACCCACAACTATTGAAGAGAGTAAACGAATCCTTGGAAAAACTCCGGGAAAACGGGACACTCACTCGGATTAGTATTAAATATTTTGGTGAGGACATTACCATTAAACCAGAATAG